The following proteins come from a genomic window of Candidatus Zixiibacteriota bacterium:
- a CDS encoding energy transducer TonB — protein sequence MANHTYNALYSPYGAYELKAKYQRNFGLGTLATLAFVLAILGTAWLIANIGKDEEVIFAAPTVIKTVADLGPPPAIAKKPPQIQVSQPNVAAPRVGIPTPVADEEVIDEDVVLATREEMAEIIAPDVISGAVGDGDIVVDIQEEDYLPAPSEFVPVEIIPDMIYQEKPEYPRLAKQAGIEGRVWVKVLVDKNGNARDALVAKSSGTASLDEAAVAAAKKCRFKPGIQNGQPVACWVTFDYDFKLTGG from the coding sequence ATGGCCAACCATACATACAATGCCCTGTATTCGCCGTACGGAGCGTACGAGCTGAAAGCAAAGTACCAGCGCAATTTTGGGCTGGGAACGCTGGCGACGCTCGCGTTTGTGCTGGCGATCCTGGGGACGGCGTGGCTGATCGCCAATATCGGCAAAGACGAAGAGGTCATTTTCGCCGCGCCGACCGTGATCAAAACGGTGGCTGATCTCGGTCCGCCGCCGGCGATCGCCAAAAAGCCGCCGCAGATTCAGGTAAGCCAGCCCAACGTTGCGGCCCCCCGTGTCGGTATTCCGACCCCGGTGGCGGACGAAGAAGTGATCGATGAGGACGTGGTGCTGGCGACCCGCGAGGAGATGGCGGAGATTATCGCCCCCGACGTGATTTCCGGGGCGGTCGGCGACGGTGATATCGTGGTCGACATTCAGGAAGAAGACTATCTGCCGGCCCCATCGGAGTTCGTCCCCGTGGAGATTATCCCGGACATGATCTACCAGGAGAAGCCCGAGTACCCGAGGCTTGCGAAGCAGGCCGGCATCGAAGGTAGGGTCTGGGTGAAGGTGCTGGTCGACAAGAACGGCAACGCGCGTGATGCTCTGGTGGCGAAGTCATCCGGGACGGCGTCGCTGGACGAGGCTGCTGTTGCCGCAGCCAAGAAATGCCGGTTTAAACCCGGTATTCAAAACGGGCAGCCGGTGGCCTGTTGGGTGACATTTGACTACGATTTCAAGCTGACCGGCGGATGA
- a CDS encoding biopolymer transporter ExbD yields MAGEVVERAAKGGKKGLRRPKRRISIRIDMTPMVDIAFLLLIFYMVSTVFSMPQAMEINLPRAEDVEQEVEVKESNLLTVRVDPEGRYWWHLKTATPENLPMLIPSNPEAPDTLGYVFWPDSLRNILVSENRANPRLNTLLLIHREADYADMVNLLDEIDLIERSFNKFTADQLGVKVEDLTAEQGKFSYRYAIGEWEDRDDRILEFAVRGAQERGEL; encoded by the coding sequence ATGGCCGGCGAAGTAGTAGAACGGGCTGCAAAAGGCGGTAAAAAGGGCCTTCGGCGGCCGAAACGCCGTATCTCCATCCGTATCGACATGACGCCGATGGTGGATATCGCTTTTCTGCTGTTGATTTTCTATATGGTGTCGACCGTGTTTTCCATGCCCCAGGCAATGGAGATTAACCTGCCGCGCGCCGAGGACGTGGAGCAGGAGGTCGAGGTCAAGGAATCCAACCTGCTGACTGTCCGTGTCGATCCCGAGGGCCGCTACTGGTGGCACCTGAAGACGGCGACGCCTGAGAACCTCCCGATGCTGATCCCGTCGAATCCGGAAGCTCCGGATACGCTGGGTTATGTGTTCTGGCCGGACAGCCTTCGGAATATCCTTGTTAGCGAGAACAGGGCGAACCCCCGGCTGAATACGTTGCTTCTGATTCATCGCGAAGCCGACTATGCGGATATGGTGAACCTGCTGGACGAGATCGACTTGATCGAACGTTCGTTCAACAAGTTTACGGCAGACCAGCTGGGCGTAAAGGTTGAGGACCTGACCGCCGAGCAGGGCAAGTTTTCGTACCGCTATGCCATCGGCGAGTGGGAGGACCGCGACGACAGAATTCTGGAATTTGCCGTGCGCGGCGCGCAGGAACGGGGAGAGCTGTAA
- a CDS encoding biopolymer transporter ExbD, whose product MSIKKKRRVAIRIDMTPMVDIAFLLLIFYMATTQFKPPEARAVDLPQSHSQIELPDKDVIYVTVTKLDSIYVDYVEKVEIDIDGQKVQTSARIVRTANPETVASEIIRVRTRNPRALVVIKADESASFGVMQDVMKQMQENYMERFLIITDHEAEV is encoded by the coding sequence ATGTCGATCAAAAAGAAACGGCGCGTAGCCATCCGTATCGACATGACGCCGATGGTGGATATCGCCTTTCTGCTGCTGATCTTCTATATGGCGACCACGCAGTTCAAACCACCGGAGGCGCGGGCGGTCGATCTGCCGCAATCGCACTCGCAGATCGAACTGCCGGACAAGGACGTTATTTACGTGACTGTAACCAAACTCGACTCGATCTACGTCGATTATGTGGAGAAGGTCGAGATAGATATCGACGGTCAGAAGGTGCAGACGAGCGCGCGAATCGTGCGCACGGCCAACCCGGAGACGGTGGCGTCGGAAATCATCCGCGTCCGTACACGCAACCCGCGGGCGCTGGTGGTGATCAAGGCCGACGAGAGCGCCAGTTTCGGCGTGATGCAGGATGTGATGAAACAGATGCAGGAAAACTACATGGAGCGTTTCCTGATCATCACCGATCACGAGGCCGAGGTGTAG
- a CDS encoding MotA/TolQ/ExbB proton channel family protein, whose translation MVKQTLFVTLNAIIAFGIGFGLWYGVFRTSENPIVHSIYQGGPLVVLLIMILVMLLVFVIERYISLYGNAKGKSSVQVFFKKLITLLQQDDFDGALAACDKQRGTTANVLRAGIERYRQVKGDHSIDAEKRIQLTQSAIEEANALEGPLLERNLIALSTIASIATMVGLLGTTIGMIRAFAATGNVEGGVIDAQQLAVGISEALVNTAGGLLSGILGIFFYNFFVNKVDAFNYTTDEATFEVMQLLKEKEGK comes from the coding sequence GTGGTTAAACAGACACTCTTTGTAACTCTGAACGCCATCATAGCGTTCGGTATTGGATTCGGTCTCTGGTACGGCGTCTTCCGGACCTCGGAAAACCCGATTGTTCATTCCATTTATCAGGGCGGTCCGCTGGTCGTGCTGCTCATCATGATTCTGGTTATGTTGTTGGTGTTCGTGATCGAGCGGTACATATCGCTGTACGGCAACGCCAAGGGCAAGAGCTCCGTGCAGGTGTTTTTCAAAAAGCTGATCACGCTGCTGCAGCAGGATGATTTCGACGGCGCGCTGGCGGCCTGCGACAAGCAGCGCGGGACCACGGCGAACGTGCTGCGGGCCGGTATCGAGCGGTACCGCCAGGTCAAGGGCGATCACTCGATCGACGCTGAGAAGCGCATCCAGTTGACCCAGTCGGCTATCGAAGAAGCCAACGCGCTGGAGGGACCGCTTCTCGAGCGCAACCTGATCGCCCTGTCGACGATTGCATCGATCGCCACCATGGTCGGCCTGCTCGGGACGACGATCGGCATGATTCGCGCGTTTGCCGCGACAGGTAATGTCGAGGGCGGCGTGATCGACGCACAGCAGCTTGCGGTCGGTATTTCTGAAGCATTGGTGAATACGGCGGGCGGTCTGCTGTCCGGTATCCTGGGCATTTTCTTCTACAACTTCTTCGTGAATAAGGTCGACGCGTTCAACTATACCACCGATGAGGCGACCTTCGAAGTGATGCAGCTGCTGAAAGAGAAAGAAGGAAAGTAA
- a CDS encoding tetratricopeptide repeat protein encodes MLKRRIYSLLLCAALVLSGTGLQADSVGSEFKVSAAVQNALNAGDTTLAIDLLNKDIAADPNYHTNYFSLGYLLYQRGDYDRAAIQFQRALEKKDKHWESLLLLTYCQIQQEKYDEALTNAENGLKRDRNNKGRWENVMGMALMGLERYADADAAFRRALVVDDNNAEYHINLGDANFRQGIPSLAVVEYERALQLDTAGKEVYFHWAEACLDMKDYNCAIEKLRIVLTKDSTYAPAWNRAGHIYFRAARSSRTRQERTDRFRDAIGSYKKYFELANVAPDSSTVRPYFETAMAYSEIYGFEDAVEYFDKVLAIPYEPRDIYFYYGKALWGVKEYDRAAEMLQKQLDWQAQQTGDYRPTFAEAELNQLMGDSYYYRRPNDFSTALTWYKKSLSELSDQKRIIYNVAVANHQLKRYREALQFYDQRIALGMDSASSGVYKNAGSCALNVANEEATGEDDLMEEEMGVAAEPDTINYYEKAAGYFVAYLEYEPNDERILELAGTTVLYQLADCNRGVALFERLLSVNPKNCVAKRSLGFAYFGGLCTKNYNKAIAYLTDAYECQIATGGSACSDVTLALYIAQAYHLRAAEVTREKADYKNAFEWYGKVLKCEPGNADAQKGQNDTQFEF; translated from the coding sequence GTGTTAAAACGTAGAATCTACAGCCTTCTTTTGTGCGCCGCGCTGGTGCTGAGCGGCACCGGGCTTCAGGCCGACTCGGTGGGAAGTGAGTTCAAGGTAAGCGCGGCGGTGCAAAATGCGCTGAATGCCGGCGACACTACCCTGGCGATCGATTTGCTCAACAAAGACATCGCCGCCGATCCAAACTACCACACGAATTACTTCTCCCTTGGATATCTGTTGTATCAGCGCGGGGATTATGACCGGGCTGCGATTCAGTTCCAGCGTGCCCTTGAGAAAAAGGACAAACACTGGGAGTCGCTGCTTCTGCTGACGTACTGTCAGATCCAGCAGGAAAAGTATGACGAGGCCCTCACCAACGCCGAAAACGGCCTCAAGCGCGATCGCAATAACAAGGGCCGGTGGGAAAACGTGATGGGGATGGCGCTGATGGGTCTCGAACGGTACGCGGATGCGGATGCGGCGTTTCGTCGTGCGCTGGTCGTCGATGACAACAACGCCGAGTACCACATCAATCTCGGCGACGCCAACTTCCGCCAGGGGATTCCATCGCTTGCGGTGGTCGAGTACGAGCGGGCGCTGCAGCTCGATACGGCCGGCAAGGAAGTCTACTTCCATTGGGCCGAAGCCTGCCTGGACATGAAAGACTACAATTGTGCGATCGAGAAGCTTCGGATCGTCCTGACGAAGGACTCGACGTATGCGCCGGCGTGGAACCGCGCTGGGCACATCTACTTCCGCGCCGCCCGGTCGAGCCGGACGCGCCAGGAACGCACGGACCGGTTCCGTGATGCGATCGGGTCCTACAAGAAATATTTCGAACTGGCGAACGTGGCCCCTGACTCGTCGACCGTCCGTCCGTATTTCGAAACGGCCATGGCGTATTCCGAGATTTACGGGTTTGAGGACGCGGTGGAGTATTTCGACAAGGTGCTGGCTATCCCGTACGAGCCGAGAGACATTTACTTCTACTACGGCAAGGCCCTGTGGGGCGTAAAGGAGTACGATCGGGCCGCGGAGATGCTGCAGAAGCAGCTCGACTGGCAGGCCCAGCAAACAGGGGACTACCGGCCGACGTTTGCCGAGGCGGAGCTGAACCAGTTGATGGGCGACAGCTACTACTATCGGAGGCCCAATGATTTCTCGACCGCGCTGACCTGGTACAAAAAGTCGCTTTCGGAGCTCTCCGATCAGAAGAGAATCATATATAACGTAGCGGTGGCAAACCACCAGCTCAAGCGGTACCGTGAGGCGCTTCAGTTTTACGACCAGCGGATAGCGCTCGGCATGGATTCAGCCAGTTCCGGCGTCTACAAAAATGCCGGGTCGTGCGCGCTGAATGTCGCCAACGAGGAGGCTACGGGCGAAGACGACCTGATGGAGGAAGAGATGGGGGTGGCCGCCGAGCCGGACACCATCAATTACTACGAGAAGGCGGCTGGATATTTCGTCGCCTATCTCGAGTACGAGCCCAATGACGAGCGGATTCTCGAATTGGCGGGAACCACGGTCCTGTACCAGCTGGCCGACTGCAACCGCGGTGTCGCCCTGTTTGAGCGGCTTTTGTCCGTGAATCCGAAAAACTGCGTGGCGAAGCGATCGCTGGGCTTCGCGTACTTCGGCGGGTTATGCACCAAGAACTACAACAAGGCGATCGCGTATCTGACGGATGCGTATGAATGTCAGATCGCCACGGGCGGCAGCGCCTGTTCCGACGTTACACTGGCGCTGTATATCGCGCAGGCGTATCACCTGCGTGCGGCCGAAGTGACCAGGGAAAAAGCAGACTACAAAAACGCGTTTGAATGGTACGGCAAGGTGCTCAAATGTGAGCCGGGTAATGCGGACGCCCAGAAGGGCCAAAACGACACCCAGTTCGAGTTCTAG
- a CDS encoding oligosaccharide flippase family protein: MAGPTGRLLTNVFSSWAGFVIRIVIAFFFVPYITVVLGDARYGVWILVFQIVNYFFLFDVGLERALSRFLPRYLGLDDYESFNRVLNSATVVYAAIALVTLMASAVTARYVFPLFELTDPSLLNEGQTALFLIGVFVALRFVLFPFGGSLGAIHRFDIAKTLEVAEEIGKTLVYVLLLTYGYGLVALAVTMIAFSLARNLVGVFWLKRLHPEVQIGRRFVTGETVRALFRYSRVSFGVAVAWMILFNSDSILLGLLASTAAVGVYAPGAQLMLYVRHLVNALGGPLTPLIAHVEATDSLEKVRQVYLRSLTYVAYLGVFLCVGILAYAGRFVTLWLAPEFHDSFFVMFILAISGTVFLPQIVGNAVLFGIEKHGYLLWILVLEIVLKLGTALALFFGAEVVGDGGAAVDTVKRSVILMASASAFPQALLSLTLYPVLMARALKLRIRTIWHSTLVPGGLAAAITGPTAHVCLKVWPETDWLSLSANILVCTVLACAGFFLIVLEPEDRLRLRSWLTFRKRS; this comes from the coding sequence ATGGCTGGTCCGACCGGACGACTGCTGACCAACGTCTTCTCCTCGTGGGCCGGCTTTGTCATACGCATCGTCATCGCCTTCTTCTTCGTGCCCTATATCACGGTCGTGCTCGGAGACGCGCGCTACGGAGTGTGGATTCTCGTATTCCAGATCGTCAACTACTTCTTTCTGTTTGACGTCGGGCTCGAGCGCGCCCTCTCCCGCTTTTTACCCCGCTATCTCGGACTGGACGACTATGAATCGTTCAATCGCGTCCTGAACAGTGCCACTGTCGTCTACGCTGCCATCGCCCTTGTCACGCTCATGGCATCGGCCGTGACCGCCCGGTACGTCTTTCCTCTCTTTGAATTGACCGATCCGTCCCTGCTCAACGAGGGACAGACCGCCCTGTTTCTTATCGGAGTCTTTGTCGCTCTTCGATTTGTCCTTTTTCCGTTCGGCGGCTCCCTCGGCGCGATTCATCGCTTCGACATCGCGAAGACCCTAGAAGTCGCCGAGGAGATCGGCAAAACCCTGGTTTATGTTCTCCTGCTGACATACGGCTACGGATTGGTTGCGCTCGCGGTCACCATGATCGCCTTCAGCCTCGCGCGCAACCTGGTCGGTGTGTTCTGGCTGAAACGACTGCATCCCGAGGTGCAAATAGGGCGGCGGTTCGTGACCGGCGAAACGGTCCGGGCGCTCTTCCGCTACTCCCGCGTCTCCTTCGGCGTGGCCGTCGCCTGGATGATCCTGTTTAACTCCGACTCGATCCTGCTCGGCCTGCTGGCGTCGACCGCCGCCGTCGGCGTTTATGCTCCCGGGGCCCAGCTGATGCTGTACGTGCGGCACCTCGTCAACGCCCTCGGCGGACCGTTGACCCCGCTCATCGCCCATGTCGAAGCAACCGATTCACTCGAAAAGGTCCGGCAGGTCTACCTCCGCTCCCTGACCTATGTCGCTTATCTCGGCGTTTTCCTCTGCGTGGGCATTCTTGCATATGCCGGTCGCTTCGTCACGCTCTGGCTGGCCCCGGAGTTTCACGACTCGTTTTTCGTGATGTTCATCCTGGCCATCAGCGGCACCGTGTTCCTGCCGCAGATCGTCGGCAACGCCGTTCTGTTTGGTATCGAAAAACACGGCTATCTGCTGTGGATACTCGTGCTTGAAATCGTTCTCAAACTCGGCACGGCACTCGCCCTGTTTTTCGGCGCGGAAGTCGTCGGCGACGGTGGCGCGGCCGTCGACACCGTCAAACGCTCGGTTATTCTCATGGCCAGCGCCTCGGCCTTTCCCCAGGCGCTGCTGTCGCTCACGCTCTACCCCGTTCTTATGGCGCGGGCTTTGAAGCTCCGGATCAGGACAATCTGGCACTCAACGCTGGTACCCGGAGGACTGGCCGCCGCCATCACCGGGCCGACCGCTCACGTGTGCTTGAAAGTGTGGCCCGAGACCGACTGGCTCTCGCTGTCGGCTAATATCCTCGTCTGCACTGTGCTTGCGTGCGCCGGCTTTTTCCTGATTGTCCTCGAGCCGGAAGACCGCCTGCGTCTGCGTTCGTGGCTGACCTTCCGCAAGCGATCATAA
- a CDS encoding thiamine pyrophosphate-dependent enzyme, whose translation MEVSTIINELRNATPRAGAAVSADGIRAEYSNRTIDQIRAIVRDMLRSRRVEQEEKLLLRKGHNRFFIGANGKELVDVVLAHALRPTDPFVGYYRNKAFELARGVSSLEKLYQALGDARSLNKGQLQGHVGYPDLHILPQVSCTGAHALEAAGVAEALRHPVAVSRQSHKPGGAWPADAVVVCSMGEGATSEAEFGRSVFNAVFFKSPVIFAIYNCGWAISVSASEQFVNGDMTVPYRGYEAHGLKIIRFDGTDIKSTLAGVDEAIAYARSGAGPVLCDIRVTREGSHSGSDDQGWYMDPVQRDWHAYNDPMLKTLRTLIDDGILSPTELTSMWDELDTEVTHASEEATRSFNFKNREMVESLVYTYDFEQVKKTWKRYRDAYQGDRKARYKEWHEKGYFTSPDLPEDVGPMTMRFAINYTLFDLFELSSDVLLFGEDVADFSGHMIEEKEKQLSLKGKGGVFLVSKNLQREFGNSRCFNTPLDEAGILGRAAGHCQQGRRVIPEIQFLDYMSPAYQVLKDRIATINQRSGGLFKLPMVIRTTYGGYKQGAGAFWHSEGNLGTWMNIPGLLIAVPSNAYDAAGLLKTAWASDDPVLFCESVALYNRRDWEGVPMETPIPGIDELIPFGVAKTYYEEHRDVGIITYGATFQMARRAAEVLRENGIHVRVVDLRTLKPMDEEAILRTAAECGKVLVVTEDRFPGGAAATIASVITSGSGLFHLEAPVKLVTAIDARVAYGMDGDAACLPTVEKIVAAVKELHEEY comes from the coding sequence TTGGAAGTCTCCACCATCATCAACGAACTTCGAAACGCGACTCCGCGGGCCGGGGCGGCGGTCTCGGCCGACGGCATCCGGGCTGAGTATTCCAACAGGACTATAGACCAGATTCGGGCAATAGTCCGTGACATGCTCAGGTCACGGCGTGTGGAGCAGGAAGAGAAGCTGCTTCTGCGCAAGGGGCACAACCGGTTTTTCATCGGCGCTAACGGTAAGGAACTTGTGGATGTCGTCCTCGCCCACGCGCTGAGACCGACCGATCCGTTTGTCGGATACTATCGGAACAAGGCCTTCGAGCTCGCTCGCGGCGTGTCATCGCTGGAGAAGCTCTATCAGGCGCTTGGGGACGCTCGGTCATTGAACAAGGGGCAGTTGCAGGGACATGTCGGCTATCCGGATTTGCACATACTGCCGCAGGTCTCATGCACCGGCGCGCACGCGCTGGAGGCGGCGGGTGTTGCCGAGGCGCTGCGCCACCCGGTAGCGGTGTCCCGTCAGTCGCACAAGCCCGGCGGAGCGTGGCCGGCCGATGCGGTCGTGGTCTGTTCGATGGGCGAAGGAGCGACCTCGGAAGCCGAGTTCGGACGGTCCGTGTTCAACGCCGTCTTTTTCAAATCTCCGGTCATCTTCGCCATTTACAATTGTGGGTGGGCGATTTCCGTTTCGGCCTCCGAGCAGTTCGTCAATGGCGACATGACTGTGCCCTATCGCGGGTACGAGGCGCACGGGCTCAAGATCATACGGTTCGACGGCACTGATATCAAAAGCACGCTGGCCGGCGTGGATGAGGCGATTGCCTACGCGCGGTCCGGCGCGGGGCCGGTACTCTGCGATATCCGGGTGACCCGCGAGGGCTCTCATTCCGGCTCGGATGACCAGGGATGGTACATGGACCCCGTGCAGCGCGACTGGCATGCGTACAACGACCCGATGCTCAAGACGCTCCGGACCCTTATCGACGACGGTATACTCTCGCCGACCGAGCTGACGTCGATGTGGGACGAGCTTGATACTGAGGTTACGCACGCTTCGGAAGAGGCCACCCGGTCTTTCAACTTCAAGAACCGCGAGATGGTCGAGAGCCTCGTGTACACGTATGACTTCGAGCAGGTCAAAAAGACCTGGAAGCGGTACCGGGACGCCTATCAGGGCGACCGCAAGGCCCGCTACAAAGAGTGGCACGAGAAGGGCTATTTTACGTCGCCCGATCTTCCCGAAGATGTCGGCCCGATGACGATGCGGTTCGCGATCAACTACACGCTGTTCGATCTGTTTGAGTTGTCGAGCGACGTGCTGCTGTTCGGCGAGGATGTCGCCGACTTCTCAGGACACATGATCGAAGAAAAAGAAAAACAGCTTTCTTTGAAGGGGAAGGGCGGCGTGTTCCTGGTCAGCAAAAATCTCCAGCGGGAGTTCGGCAACAGCCGGTGTTTCAACACGCCGCTGGATGAAGCCGGAATCCTCGGGCGAGCCGCCGGGCATTGCCAGCAGGGGCGCCGGGTCATACCTGAGATACAGTTTCTCGATTACATGTCACCGGCGTACCAGGTGTTGAAGGATCGGATTGCCACGATCAATCAGCGGTCGGGCGGACTTTTCAAACTGCCCATGGTTATCCGCACGACCTACGGCGGATACAAGCAGGGGGCGGGAGCGTTCTGGCACTCGGAAGGGAATCTGGGGACGTGGATGAATATCCCGGGGCTGCTGATCGCGGTACCCTCGAACGCGTACGACGCGGCGGGATTGTTGAAGACGGCCTGGGCCTCGGATGATCCGGTGCTGTTCTGCGAGTCGGTAGCGCTGTATAATCGTCGGGACTGGGAGGGCGTTCCGATGGAGACGCCGATTCCGGGGATCGACGAGCTGATCCCGTTTGGGGTGGCGAAGACGTACTACGAGGAGCACCGAGACGTGGGGATCATCACGTATGGGGCGACCTTCCAGATGGCTCGTCGCGCGGCGGAGGTTCTGCGGGAGAACGGAATCCATGTCCGGGTGGTAGACCTTCGGACGCTGAAGCCGATGGACGAGGAAGCGATCCTGCGGACGGCCGCGGAGTGCGGGAAGGTGCTGGTGGTGACGGAGGACCGTTTTCCGGGTGGGGCGGCGGCGACGATCGCGTCGGTGATCACGTCGGGTTCAGGTCTGTTCCATCTGGAGGCGCCGGTGAAGCTGGTGACGGCGATCGATGCGCGGGTGGCGTACGGGATGGACGGGGATGCGGCCTGTCTGCCGACCGTGGAGAAGATTGTTGCAGCGGTCAAAGAACTGCACGAAGAGTATTAG
- a CDS encoding thiamine pyrophosphate-dependent enzyme: MEVVALIDKVRKYDGKRPSKLKDNQALEAYSGKTPAQLRAMMKTMLTARRVEREEKLLLRKGYNRFFIGCGGKELADVCFAEELRPTDPFVGYYRNKAFDIHRGSTLWDKMLEAIGDPRAINKGQQIPAHPGYPHLSIITQSSPTGGHALEAAGIAEATVHPVPVSQQSWIPGGRYPADSVTLCCIGEGSSSESEFARAVFNTVFFKAPCIFGIYNCGWAISVSVAEQFPGGDPTSPFRGYEQFGLKIMQVDGTDVKEMLKAARDAVTYAREHKRPVLMNIRVTREGSHSGSDDQSFYMDPVEQDWHTYNDCILKTANAFIEDGIMTPEEIGQMWDDLDTAVSTESAKAVETFQPKTTEMIKDLVYTYDFEQVKKTWKRYRDAYQGDRKARYKEWHEKGYFTSPDLPEDVGPMTMRFAINYTLFDLFELSSDVLLFGEDVADFSGHMVEEKEKQLSLKGKGGVFLVSKNLQREFGNSRCFNTPLDEAGILGRAAGHVYQGRRIVPEIQFLDYMSPAYQILKDRICTTYQRSGGVYTMPMTIRTTYGGYKQGAGAFWHSEGNLGTWMNIPGLLIAVPSNAYDAAGLLKTAWASDDPVLFCESVALYNRRDWEGVPMETPIPGIDELIPFGVAKTYYEEHRDVGIITYGATFQMARRAAEVLRENGIHVRVVDLRTLKPMDEEAILRTAAECGKVLVVTEDRFPGGAAATIASVITSGSGLFHLEAPVKLVTAIDARVAYGMDGDAACLPTVEKIVAAVQELHENY, encoded by the coding sequence TTGGAGGTCGTTGCCCTCATCGACAAGGTTCGCAAGTACGACGGCAAGCGCCCGTCGAAACTCAAAGACAACCAGGCGCTGGAGGCATACTCCGGCAAGACCCCGGCCCAGCTCCGGGCCATGATGAAAACCATGCTGACGGCCCGCCGTGTCGAGCGCGAGGAGAAGCTGCTCCTGCGCAAGGGCTACAATCGATTTTTCATCGGGTGCGGCGGGAAGGAACTGGCCGACGTCTGTTTTGCAGAGGAGCTTCGTCCGACCGATCCATTTGTCGGTTACTATCGCAACAAGGCGTTCGACATACATCGGGGTTCGACGCTGTGGGACAAGATGCTGGAAGCGATCGGTGATCCCCGTGCGATCAACAAAGGGCAGCAGATTCCGGCGCACCCGGGCTATCCGCACCTGTCGATAATCACGCAATCATCGCCGACCGGCGGCCACGCGCTTGAAGCGGCGGGCATCGCCGAGGCGACCGTACACCCGGTGCCTGTCTCCCAGCAGTCGTGGATCCCCGGCGGACGATACCCGGCCGATTCGGTGACCCTCTGTTGCATCGGCGAGGGCTCGTCGTCGGAGTCGGAATTCGCCCGCGCCGTGTTTAACACGGTGTTTTTCAAGGCGCCGTGCATTTTTGGCATCTACAACTGCGGCTGGGCCATTTCCGTCTCGGTCGCCGAGCAGTTCCCCGGCGGTGACCCGACCAGTCCCTTTCGCGGGTACGAGCAGTTCGGCCTGAAGATCATGCAGGTCGACGGGACGGACGTCAAGGAAATGCTCAAGGCCGCCCGCGACGCGGTCACCTACGCGCGCGAACACAAGCGCCCGGTGCTCATGAATATCCGGGTTACGCGCGAAGGGTCGCACTCGGGGTCCGACGACCAGTCATTTTACATGGATCCGGTCGAACAGGACTGGCACACCTATAACGACTGCATTCTCAAGACCGCTAATGCGTTCATCGAAGACGGTATCATGACCCCCGAAGAGATCGGCCAGATGTGGGACGACCTCGATACGGCGGTTTCTACCGAATCGGCGAAGGCAGTGGAGACGTTCCAGCCCAAGACAACCGAGATGATCAAGGATCTCGTGTACACGTATGACTTCGAGCAGGTCAAAAAGACCTGGAAGCGGTACCGGGACGCCTATCAGGGCGACCGCAAGGCCCGCTACAAAGAGTGGCACGAGAAGGGGTATTTTACATCGCCCGATCTTCCCGAAGATGTCGGACCGATGACGATGCGGTTCGCGATCAACTACACGCTGTTCGATCTGTTTGAGTTGTCGAGCGACGTGCTGCTGTTCGGCGAAGACGTCGCCGACTTCTCGGGGCATATGGTGGAAGAGAAGGAAAAGCAGCTCTCCCTGAAGGGTAAGGGCGGCGTGTTCCTGGTCAGCAAGAATCTCCAGCGGGAGTTCGGCAACAGCCGGTGTTTCAACACGCCGCTGGATGAAGCCGGAATCCTCGGGCGAGCCGCCGGGCATGTCTATCAGGGCAGACGCATCGTCCCTGAGATTCAGTTCCTCGATTATATGTCGCCTGCGTACCAGATACTCAAAGACCGAATCTGCACGACCTATCAGCGTTCCGGCGGCGTATACACGATGCCGATGACCATCCGTACGACCTACGGCGGATACAAGCAGGGGGCGGGAGCGTTCTGGCACTCGGAAGGGAATCTGGGGACGTGGATGAACATCCCGGGGCTGCTGATCGCGGTACCCTCGAACGCGTACGACGCGGCGGGATTATTGAAGACGGCCTGGGCCTCGGATGATCCGGTGCTGTTCTGCGAGTCGGTAGCGCTGTACAATCGTCGGGACTGGGAGGGCGTTCCGATGGAGACGCCGATTCCGGGGATCGACGAGCTGATCCCGTTTGGGGTGGCGAAGACGTACTACGAGGAGCACCGAGACGTGGGGATCATCACGTACGGGGCGACCTTCCAGATGGCTCGTCGCGCGGCGGAGGTTCTGCGGGAGAACGGAATCCATGTCCGGGTGGTAGACCTTCGGACGCTGAAGCCGATGGATGAGGAAGCGATCCTGCGGACGGCCGCGGAGTGCGGGAAGGTGCTGGTGGTGACGGAGGACCGTTTTCCGGGTGGGGCGGCGGCGACGATCGCGTCGGTGATCACGTCGGGTTCGGGTCTGTTCCATCTGGAGGCGCCGGTGAAGCTGGTGACGGCGATCGATGCGCGGGTGGCGTACGGGATGGACGGCGATGCGGCCTGTCTGCCGACCGTGGAGAAGATTGTCGCGGCGGTCCAGGAGCTTCACGAGAACTATTAG